A genomic region of Elaeis guineensis isolate ETL-2024a chromosome 9, EG11, whole genome shotgun sequence contains the following coding sequences:
- the LOC109506238 gene encoding uncharacterized protein isoform X3 yields the protein MHCEYIVNEFGKLGTLIELVPGMQIATDIICGFPGDTDEEFTKIVSLIKDYQFPQVHISQFCPRPGVCSLCQLGPPFTQQVMALHSKDGTMFLSATVFSGLYILCS from the exons ATGCATTGTGAGTACATTGTGAACGAGTTCGGGAAGTTGGGTACTCTGATTGAACTTGTTCCTGGGATGCAGATTGCAACCGATATTATTTGTGGATTCCCTG GTGACACTGATGAAGAGTTCACAAAAATTGTCAGTCTGATAAAGGACTACCAATTCCCTCAAGTTCATATTTCTCAATTTTGTCCTAGACCAG GTGTGTGTTCATTATGCCAACTTGGACCTCCTTTCACACAGCAAGTAATGGCATTGCATTCCAAAGATGGTACCATGTTCTTATCTGCAACAGTGTTTTCTGGTCTGTATATTTTGTGCTCATGA
- the LOC109506238 gene encoding uncharacterized protein isoform X2 — protein MHCEYIVNEFGKLGTLIELVPGMQIATDIICGFPGDTDEEFTKIVSLIKDYQFPQVHISQFCPRPGHRLATSQVCKPAKLLDGCMVIVFVSTYVTKCLILLFKGLLLQG, from the exons ATGCATTGTGAGTACATTGTGAACGAGTTCGGGAAGTTGGGTACTCTGATTGAACTTGTTCCTGGGATGCAGATTGCAACCGATATTATTTGTGGATTCCCTG GTGACACTGATGAAGAGTTCACAAAAATTGTCAGTCTGATAAAGGACTACCAATTCCCTCAAGTTCATATTTCTCAATTTTGTCCTAGACCAG GACACAGACTAGCTACTAGTCAGGTATGTAAACCTGCTAAACTGTTGGATGGCTGCATGGTTATTGTTTTCGTGTCAACGTACGTCACCAAATGTCTAATCTTACTGTTCAAGGGCCTTCTGCTGCAAGGATGA
- the LOC105051840 gene encoding LOW QUALITY PROTEIN: transmembrane 9 superfamily member 1 (The sequence of the model RefSeq protein was modified relative to this genomic sequence to represent the inferred CDS: inserted 1 base in 1 codon), whose product MHSATRSLLPLLALLLLLVAGAXASEFDHKYKADDPVTLWVNKVGPYNNPQETYNYYSLPFCQPSENPAHKWGGLGEVLGGNELIDSQIEIKFQKNVDKGSICTLELDAAKVKQFTDAIVNSYWFEFFIDDLPLWGFVGETDKNNENKHFLFTHKNIVVRYNNNQIIHVNLSQESPKLLEAGKTLDMTYSVKWSSTNVKFARRFDVYLDYPFFEHQIHWFSIFNSFMMVIFLTGLVSMILMRTLRNDYAKYAREDDDLETLERDASEESGWKLVHGDVFRPPRNLVLLSAVVGTGAQLAILILLVIVLAIVGMLYIGRGAIVTTFIVCYALTSFISGYVSGGLYSRNGGKNWIKAMILTASLFPFMCFGIGFILNTIAIFYGSLAAIPFGTMVVVFILWAFISFPLALLGTVVGRNWSGSPNNPCRVKTIPRPIPEKKWYLTPSVVSLMGGLLPFGSIFIEMYFVFTSFWNYKVYYVYGFMLLVFLILIIVTVCVTIVGTYFLLNAENYHWQWTSFFSAASTAVYVYLYSIYYYHVKTKMSGFFQTSFYFGYTLMFCLGLGILCGAVGYLGSTMFVRRIYRNIKCD is encoded by the exons ATGCACTCCGCCACACGATCTCTGCTTCCCCTCCTcgccctccttctcctcctcgtcGCCGGCG GGGCCTCCGAGTTTGATCACAAG TACAAAGCTGATGACCCTGTCACACTCTGGGTAAACAAGGTTGGCCCCTATAATAATCCTCAGGAAACCTACAACTATTACAGCCTTCCATTTTGCCAGCCATCTGAAAACCCTGCACACAAGTGGGGTGGGCTTGGGGAAGTTTTGGGTGGAAATGAACTGATAGACAGCCAAATAGAGATAAAGTTTCAAA AAAATGTTGACAAGGGCTCCATTTGCACGCTTGAGCTTGATGCCGCAAAGGTGAAGCAGTTCACAGATGCAATAGTTAACTCATATTGGTTTGAGTTCTTCATTG ATGATCTACCTTTGTGGG GCTTTGTTGGAGAGACTGACAAAAACAATGAAAATAAACATTTTCTTTTCACACACAAGAATATTGTTGTTAGATACAACAACAATCAG ATCATTCATGTCAATCTCTCTCAAGAAAGTCCAAAACTTTTGGAAGCTGGGAAGACATTAGACATGACCTACTCTGTGAAATGGTCATCAACAAATGTGAAATTTGCACGTCGTTTTGATGTTTACTTGGATTATCCTTTCTTTGAGCACCAG ATTCATTGGTTCTCCATTTTCAACTCTTTCATGATGGTTATTTTCCTCACTGGCCTGGTGTCCATGATATTGATGCGAACTCTCAGAAATGATTATGCAAAATATGCTCGTGAAGATGATGATTTGGAGACTCTG GAAAGAGATGCGAGTGAAGAATCTGGATGGAAGCTTGTTCATGGAGATGTCTTTCGGCCTCCTCGCAATTTGGTTCTTCTTTCAGCTGTTGTTGGTACTGGTGCCCAGTTGGCAATTCTTATTCTTCTGGTAATCGTGTTGGCAATCGTCGGAATGTTGTACATTGG GCGAGGAGCTATTGTCACGACTTTCATTGTGTGCTATGCTCTCACGTCATTCATTTCGGGCTATGTTAGTGGTGGACTTTACTCACGGAATGGCG GTAAAAACTGGATAAAGGCAATGATCCTTACAGCATCACTGTTTCCATTTATGTGCTTTGGGATTGGCTTCATACTTAACACAATTGCTATATTCTATGGATCACTGGCAGCTATTCCATTTGGGACAATGGTGGTTGTGTTCATACTTTGGGCTTTCATCTCCTTTCCTCTGGCACTTTTAGGTACTGTTGTGGGTAGAAACTGGAGTGGCTCCCCAAATAATCCATGCCGTGTGAAGACCATTCCTCGTCCTATTCCAGAGAAGAAATGGTATCTTACACCTTCTGTTGTCTCACTCATGGGAGGGCTGCTTCCTTTTGGAAGCATATTCATTGAGATGTATTTTGTCTTCACGTCCTTCTGGAACTACAAG GTTTACTATGTTTATGGCTTTATGTTGCTGGTATTCCTGATCCTCATAATTGTCACAGTATGCGTGACCATCGTGGGAACATATTTCTTGCTAAATGCTGAGAACTATCACTGGCAGTGGACTTCTTTCTTTTCTGCAGCTTCAACTGCTGTCTATGTGTACCTTTACTCTATATATTACTATCATGTGAAGACCAAAATGTCGGGCTTTTTCCAGACTAGCTTCTATTTTGGCTACACTCTAATGTTTTGCCTTGGTCTAGGAATACTTTGTG GTGCTGTGGGCTATCTGGGGTCTACGATGTTTGTTAGAAGAATTTACAGAAACATCAAATGTGACTAG
- the LOC109506238 gene encoding uncharacterized protein isoform X4: MHCEYIVNEFGKLGTLIELVPGMQIATDIICGFPGDTDEEFTKIVSLIKDYQFPQVHISQFCPRPGHRLATSQGLLLQG, encoded by the exons ATGCATTGTGAGTACATTGTGAACGAGTTCGGGAAGTTGGGTACTCTGATTGAACTTGTTCCTGGGATGCAGATTGCAACCGATATTATTTGTGGATTCCCTG GTGACACTGATGAAGAGTTCACAAAAATTGTCAGTCTGATAAAGGACTACCAATTCCCTCAAGTTCATATTTCTCAATTTTGTCCTAGACCAG GACACAGACTAGCTACTAGTCAG GGCCTTCTGCTGCAAGGATGA
- the LOC109506238 gene encoding uncharacterized protein isoform X1: protein MHCEYIVNEFGKLGTLIELVPGMQIATDIICGFPGDTDEEFTKIVSLIKDYQFPQVHISQFCPRPGPSAARMKKVPSTEVKKHIRELTTVFEILNHFPLTKEWKIGLRRYGLLLMVFIWLRSHLVPSF, encoded by the exons ATGCATTGTGAGTACATTGTGAACGAGTTCGGGAAGTTGGGTACTCTGATTGAACTTGTTCCTGGGATGCAGATTGCAACCGATATTATTTGTGGATTCCCTG GTGACACTGATGAAGAGTTCACAAAAATTGTCAGTCTGATAAAGGACTACCAATTCCCTCAAGTTCATATTTCTCAATTTTGTCCTAGACCAG GGCCTTCTGCTGCAAGGATGAAGAAAGTTCCAAGCACTGAAGTGAAGAAGCATATTCGTGAGTTGACTACcgtatttgaaattttgaatcattTTCCCCTGACAAAGGAATGGAAGATCGGGTTGAGAAGATATGGATTACTGCTGATGGTATTCATTTGGTTAAGAAGCCATCTTGTTCCTTCTTTCTAA
- the LOC105051839 gene encoding LOW QUALITY PROTEIN: FT-interacting protein 7 (The sequence of the model RefSeq protein was modified relative to this genomic sequence to represent the inferred CDS: inserted 1 base in 1 codon; deleted 2 bases in 1 codon), with protein sequence MKVAVEVLEAHDLMPKDGGGTASAFVEVDFDGQRRRTRTKPYDVNPFWNEILFFDVADPLDLPSSTIHVAVYHDRSAGGGAATQGRSFLGRVRLFGSSVAPSSAEAAIQVCSLDRRRLFSRVRGDLSLRLFAVPNSSKASSSSHSPSTTAAVPETHSSENPPPASKEKKVFHTVGFEPAQIRTKEFMNMEKNHSRSHHFRAEAPQPPAAAAAMHVEARPQPKSDYVLKETQPPVAARRGYRGGAKIASTYDLVEQMEYLYVNIVKARNLPAMDITGSVDPYVEVKVGNFIGKTQHVERNQNPEWDQVFAFSKEQLQADRVEVWVKDRGVLRDGLVGKASVPLVEVPWRLPPDSPLAPQWYRLEDAERREEVGRGEVMMAVWKGSQXDEAYPEAWHSDAHTIPLEAVLHTRSKVYFAPRLCYLRVHAIAAQDLVPSEETRLQPETHVKVQLGSQIRFTRSSPVRSLNPSWNEELMLVGCEPFDEPVIITVEDRLAPGRDVPLGRLVLNKPRIPTQADHRRIMPNQWFDLSKPTFFSEDTTTTTSEERRRDSKFSSKLHLRIFYDAAYHVIDEPIQYSSDFQPSSKPLRKQSIGILELGILSAKDLVPMKLSNGIATTDAYCVARYGPKWVRTRTLLGSLSPKWNEQYTWDVFDPCTVLTIAVFDNCQLHNNGNKNGNGSKDQRIGKIRIRLSTLETNKLYTHYYPLLSIQPSGLKKIGELHLAIRFTCTAWTNMVTLYTKPMFPKMHYVKPIPVLQMNYLRTQAMGVVMSRLARAEPPLRREVVEYVLDVGSHLFSVRRSKANFGRIVLLLSGVTAVARWFDGIRNWKNPVTTILVHALFLILVFYPALILPTVFLYLFAIGAWNYGSRPTEPPHMDTELSCAETVTTEDLDEEFDPFVTRKSIEVVRRRYDRLRSVAGRVQELVGFLATQGERVQGLLSWRDPRATGIFIVFSAILAVVFYAAPIQVVLVVVGLYVLRHPRLRSKMPSVPYNFFRRLPAMSDMLL encoded by the exons ATGAAGGTGGCGGTGGAGGTGTTGGAAGCGCACGACCTGATGCCGAAGGACGGCGGCGGCACGGCGAGCGCCTTCGTCGAGGTGGACTTCGACGGGCAGCGCCGCCGCACCCGGACCAAACCTTATGACGTCAACCCCTTCTGGAACGAGATTCTCTTCTTCGACGTCGCCGACCCCCTAGACCTCCCCAGCAGCACCATCCACGTCGCTGTCTACCACGACCGCTCAGCCGGTGGCGGGGCGGCCACC CAGGGCCGCAGCTTCCTCGGCCGTGTCCGCCTCTTCGGCTCCTCCGTTGCCCCTTCCAGCGCCGAGGCCGCCATCCAGGTCTGCTCCCTCGACCGACGCCGCCTCTTCTCCCGCGTCCGTGGCGACCTCTCCCTTCGCCTCTTCGCCGTCCCAAACTCCTCCAAAGCCTCCTCCTCCAGCCACTCCCCCTCCACGACCGCTGCCGTCCCGGAAACCCATTCCTCCGAGAACCCTCCGCCGGCCTCCAAGGAGAAGAAAGTCTTTCACACGGTGGGCTTCGAACCTGCGCAGATTCGGACTAAAGAATTCATGAACATGGAGAAGAACCACAGCCGAAGCCATCACTTCCGAGCAGAAGCACCGCAGCCGCctgcggcggcggcggcgatgCACGTGGAGGCCCGTCCACAGCCGAAATCCGATTACGTTCTCAAAGAGACGCAGCCGCCGGTCGCCGCCCGGAGGGGCTACCGCGGCGGCGCCAAGATCGCCAGCACCTACGACCTGGTGGAACAGATGGAGTACCTCTACGTCAACATCGTCAAAGCTCGGAACTTGCCGGCGATGGACATCACCGGCAGTGTCGACCCCTACGTGGAGGTGAAGGTCGGCAACTTCATCGGAAAGACGCAGCACGTGGAGCGGAACCAGAACCCGGAGTGGGACCAGGTGTTCGCGTTCTCGAAAGAACAGCTCCAGGCGGACCGGGTGGAGGTATGGGTGAAGGACAGGGGCGTCCTCAGGGATGGGTTGGTGGGGAAAGCGAGCGTTCCCTTGGTGGAGGTCCCTTGGCGGCTCCCCCCGGACTCCCCCCTGGCCCCCCAGTGGTACAGACTGGAGGACGCGGAGAGGAGGGAGGAAGTGGGGAGGGGGGAGGTGATGATGGCGGTGTGGAAGGGGAGCC GCGACGAGGCCTATCCTGAAGCCTGGCATTCGGACGCCCATACTATTCCCTTGGAGGCAGTCCTCCACACCCGTTCCAAGGTCTACTTTGCTCCCAGGCTTTGCTACCTCCGGGTTCATGCCATTGCAGCACAG GATCTGGTTCCCTCCGAAGAGACCCGGCTCCAGCCCGAGACCCACGTCAAGGTCCAGCTCGGATCTCAGATCCGGTTCACCCGGTCCTCTCCGGTCCGCTCACTGAACCCGTCCTGGAACGAGGAGCTCATGCTGGTGGGCTGCGAACCATTCGACGAGCCGGTCATAATCACGGTCGAAGATCGGCTCGCTCCCGGCAGGGACGTCCCACTCGGCCGGCTCGTCCTCAACAAACCCAGAATCCCTACTCAG GCTGACCACCGCCGGATCATGCCAAACCAGTGGTTTGACCTCTCCAAACCCACCTTCTTTTCCGAagacaccaccaccaccaccagcgAGGAGCGGAGGAGAGACTCCAAGTTCTCCAGCAAGCTCCATCTCCGGATCTTCTACGACGCCGCCTACCACGTCATCGACGAGCCCATCCAATACAGCAGCGActtccagccatcatcgaagcCTCTCCGAAAGCAAAGCATCGGAATCCTCGAGCTCGGCATTTTGAGCGCCAAAGATTTGGTGCCCATGAAGCTCAGCAATGGCATCGCCACCACCGACGCCTACTGCGTCGCCAGGTACGGCCCCAAATGGGTCCGAACCCGAACCCTCCTTGGCTCCCTCTCCCCCAAGTGGAACGAGCAGTACACTTGGGACGTCTTCGACCCCTGCACCGTCCTCACCATCGCCGTCTTCGACAACTGCCAACTTCACAACAATGGCAACAAGAACGGCAATGGCTCCAAGGATCAAAGGATCGGCAAGATAAGAATTCGTCTCTCGACCTTAGAAACCAATAAGCTTTACACTCATTACTATCCATTGTTATCTATTCAACCTTCTGGTTTGAAAAAGATTGGCGAGCTTCATTTAGCTATCCGATTCACTTGCACCGCATGGACCAACATGGTCACCCTCTACACGAAGCCCATGTTTCCGAAGATGCACTACGTCAAACCGATCCCGGTGTTGCAAATGAACTACCTCCGCACTCAGGCGATGGGTGTGGTCATGTCTCGGCTTGCACGGGCGGAGCCGCCGCTCCGGAGGGAGGTGGTGGAGTACGTGCTCGACGTCGGCTCCCATTTGTTCAGCGTGAGACGGAGCAAGGCCAACTTCGGACGTATCGTTTTGTTGTTGTCTGGTGTGACGGCGGTGGCCAGGTGGTTCGACGGAATTCGGAACTGGAAGAATCCGGTGACCACAATACTAGTCCATGCGCTGTTCTTGATACTGGTGTTCTACCCGGCCTTGATCCTGCCTACCGTCTTCCTCTACTTGTTTGCGATCGGAGCATGGAACTACGGGTCCCGGCCGACGGAGCCGCCGCACATGGACACGGAGCTGTCGTGTGCCGAAACGGTGACGACGGAAGACTTGGATGAAGAATTCGATCCATTTGTGACGAGGAAGTCGATAGAGGTGGTGAGGAGGAGGTATGACCGGCTGAGGTCGGTGGCGGGGAGGGTGCAGGAGTTGGTGGGGTTCTTGGCGACGCAGGGGGAGAGAGTCCAGGGTCTGTTGAGCTGGAGGGATCCCCGGGCGACGGGGATCTTTATAGTGTTTTCGGCCATATTAGCTGTTGTCTTCTACGCGGCGCCGATCCAGGTGGTGCTGGTAGTGGTGGGGCTGTACGTGCTGCGGCACCCCAGGCTCAGGAGCAAGATGCCTTCTGTGCCTTATAATTTCTTCAGGAGGTTGCCGGCCATGTCTGATATGCTTCTATGA